A stretch of DNA from Cryptococcus neoformans var. grubii H99 chromosome 14, complete sequence:
TTTGCAGGTACGCCCAACAGtcgacgaagaggagagaagccACTAATGAAATTCCGATAGTATATGAGCGACTATGAAATTTCAAACTTTTGTACTTCATCtgtggaagaagtgagTTTAATGTGCAGGAAGCAGACTTGGACGATTGCTGAATTTACGTCTCCAAAGGAACTCCATAAATACGCTCTCGATCCTGAGGTGTTTTTGGAGGGAGGCAAGGTTATGGCAATGGTCAAACATATTGAAAGGTGTAAAGCCGAGGGCAAGCGAATGCTGCTTTTCTCCCAGGCAAGTCAtcaactctttcttcttttttctatAACCAGTTGCTAACAAACATAGCAGTTTGTCATGATCCTTGATATCTTGGAAGGCGCCTTGAACCATCTGGGAATTCGATACACCAGGTTGGATGGACAAACCAAGACGGATGAAAGGCAGAGTCTGGTGGATGAGTTTAATGACGATACCGACATAACTGTGTTCTTGTTGTCTACCAAGGCAGGCGGTGTTGGGTGGGTTATACTTGTCGTGTTGTGTAGTCCCATCTGCTTGGTCGCTGATAGACTTGGAATAGTATCAATCTCACTGCTGCATCTGTGGTTGTCATCTACGACCAAGATTTCAACCCTCATAACGACCGACAGGCTGCTGATCGCGCTTACCGGATAGGGCAAGAACGGAAGGTCGAGGTGATCAAGTTAATTACCAAGAATTCTATTGATGTGGGTTTCCTTGTTGTTTGTGCTCGACTATAAGAAGAATGACTAATATATAACTGGAATACAACAGGAGGACATGCTGGAGATTGGTCTCACAAAGCTGCAACTGGACGATATGGTCGGAGGGGAGGAGATTACACTTGACGGTACGGATGGTGCGGGTGCCGATGATAAGACAGCAAAGGAAACGAGGAAATCCTTGTTGACGCAATTAAGGACCAAGTTTGTCGAGTCGGAATCATGACCTGTGTATAAAGTACAATTACAAGTGTGTCAGTAGACATTGTTTTACCAGTACCAGTATAAGCATCAGAAGTAGTGGAGTAAGCCACGTAAAGTCACAGCATTATTGGGTCTTTAGTATATCAATCATTATCGTTACCATGCATATTGTTCTGTTACATCACGTCGGCGCTAGGGCAGCTGTCATGACCCAAACATTGACAATGCCCGCATATGTCTGTCTACAGCTTCACGGAACTAACACCATACACATTAGCAACAATTCGTATGATGAGGCTCCAGAAATGACGAACCTGATCGTTATCAATACCCTCTTCGCGCGAGTCCAAATTGACCAAAGGATTTCGTACCACATATTCTAAGAAGGGCCCCATATAGAGCTGTCGCAAAATGAACCGCAGAGAATCAGACGTTGGGTcggagagaagaacgaaCTTGTACCCAGTTGGTGTCTCAAAGAGATGCAGTTTGTATTGAGGTGTCGTGTAAGATGTAAAAGGTTCATCATCGCTGCACGGTAAATCATCAGCCACATCACATAAGACCAAGCTGACATTACGCACCGTCCAGACAGTCTTTTAACCATACTCCTTAGTGATATCAATACACCGTACACCAGTTtagcctcttcatcaaacgGAAGCCCTTTGAGagttcttccacttccaaGCCCATCGGATTTGATATCCACTGTACTTCCTTGTCCGGAACTGCGCTTCTCATCGAATATTGACCTTCTGTGCGCGTCCGCTGGCTGCGGTGCTAGTGGAAGACGATGGACTCCAGGTTTGAAGGAGGCAGGGGGAGGTGGGCGGACAGGACTGGTACGATGCCAATCTTGGTAGTAAACACAGTCACAATGGCTTATAACGGGTTGTGTCAAtgttgtcttcttcctaaTAGGAACGAGCCATTAATTGCTCACCGATCAAAGATATATAGAGAGAAAATGGTCATTTGAGTGGAGCAGTCTGTTTAAACGCTATACAGTAGTGTCAATACACCATTGTTCGTTATAGCTCTAGGAAAATCGCAGGACGAGCGCGTCGCTGTTCGGTGGCTGCCCCCGTCGGTGATTCCTGCCATAGATAACGTTCATTATTATGTATTCTCCACTCCATCTCCTGTTGCCTCCCATTACTTTGCCGCCATGGGAGTATTAGACTACTTCACAGCATTCTCAGCCAAGTTTTGGGAACGGCTACGTTTTCCTTCAAAATTCACGCGCGATCTCGTATGGGGCATAATTCTCGGCATCACCGTATCActttcctccacttctgCGGCTTTAATATTACAggaatggagaagaaaaagagcTATACAAAGGATCCCACCTAGGCCTATCGAACTGAGAAGCGATGAGATCGTATCCGGGGTGACAGGTTTGATAGGTTCGTGTTGCTCCTTTGCAGACAGTACTTGCTATCTAATTCTAAGGAACAGGCAACACACCACTAATACGTATAAATTCATTGAGTGATGCCTTGGGAGTAGAGATCCTGGTATGTACATATCTTTAAAGCGGAGCGAAGCTAATACATATGCTCCAGGGTAAAGCTGAGGTCCGTCATTTACTCAATAATCTCTCCCAGGCTCACCATAGATACAGTTCCTCAACCCCGGAGGTTCAGTAAAGGACCGAGTAGCTTTACAAAGTAAATGTCGTTCACGCTAAGCTATCCATGTTCCCCAGTATCGCTAACCTTCAGCGGTATAGTTATAGAAGATGCTGAGGCTCAGGGCCTTTTGTATCCCAATACTGGATCAGTGCTCTTTGAAGGTACAGTAGGAAGTACAGGAATCTCATTGGCAACGGTGGGAAAGGCTAAGTGAGTGGAAAACCTTTATATGAGTGTAATAAACAATCTGCAGTATCACTGACGATCTGCGATGCATAGGGGCTATGAGAGCTGCATTATCATGCCTGATGATGTTGCGATCGAAAAGGTGCAGATTTTGGAAAGGCTCGGGGCAAGAGTAGAGCGCGTAAGGCCTGCAAGTATTGTGGATCAGAAACAAGTACGTATCAGTCATGATAGTTTCGGTTTGAATGTATCACTGATGTATTATGGCAGTTTGTAGTGGGTGACGAACCGCGCCTTTCTTCACATATCGAGTCTAACACTTTATGTCAGAACCTCGCGCGCAAGAGGGCTTTGGAATTTGGCAAATCGGAGCTTACCAATATCCCTGGtcatggagaagagattgcCGTTTCAACAGCAGCTGAGCCGTCAGAAgtcaatcatcatcatcttttcccttccgcCTTTGAACACAAACCTCGCGGTTTCTTTGCCGACCAGTTTGAAAACGATAGTAATTTCATGGCACATTACAAAGGGACTGGCCCAGAAATTCTGCGGCAGACTAGCGGAAATCTAGATGGTTTCGTGAGCGGAGCCGGTAAGTATGGCTGGTCGTTCCCCATTACTACTCAACAGTAAACTGAGAAGAAATCAGGCACTGGAGGCACTATCGCAGGAACAGGATGTTTCTTAAAGAAGGCCTTGCCTGACCTCAAAATCGTCCTTTCTGATCCTGAAGGTTCTGGATTGTTCAACAAAGTCCGATTCAATGTTATGTTCGACCCCAAAGAAAGCGAGGGAAAGAAACGACGACATCAGGTGGACACCGTGGTGGAAGGTATAGGTAAGTATGAGATTCTGTCCATGATACTGAGAACTTACCCAAATTTAGGGATCAATCGAGTAAGCATTGAAACAGCGGGATTTATGGTATCTAATCCATAAAAACAGATCACCTATAACTTCTCTTTGGGATTATCGGTAATTGATGACGCCTACAGGTGAGTCCGCACTGACAGTTTAAGATGGGTCGGTTGAATGGCCAGCTGATAAACAACCTATTCAGAGTatcagatgaagaggctgtGGCGATGTCTCGATATCTTGTCCAACACGATGGTCTTTTCCTCGGTTCTTCCAGTGCTTGTAACCTGATTGCATGTGTTCGACTAGCCAAAACTATGAGTCGGGGGTCCCGAATAGCTACAATCTTGTGAGCTTATGGATCACCGAGGCTTCGTCGAATGCGAGGGTATCACTGACGTTTATCCCGCGCTAGGTGCGATTCTGGATCGAGACATCAAAGCAAGTTTTGGTCAGATGACTACTTACGAGCAAACAACATCACTATCGATCCTTCCATTGTCGATCGTTTATTGGAATCATAAAAAAACAGAATAAATGGAGCGCCCTGTATCGGAGATTGACCACAGCACAACAATTTCAGATGGATCATCCGCGAAGAGACCCTTATCATTCCCATATTCCACTTCGTAATATATGGCAGAAAAGGATGCATAATTGATCGATTCATCTAGTATACTGAGAAAATAGACGGAAATGATTTCAACTGTCTTATGTGTAATTACGTAATTGAAGATTTCTGTCTGAAATTGTGGCCGAATGTCCGTCCTGCCAATGCCGGCGGGCCGTAATCAAAATCTTTGCAGGCTCAACTTCCTATTTCTCCCTTGTTTGCAATATAATCCATAATTAATTCATGATGGACCGCCAACTAGAATCTCGCATACTTTTGGAGTCCATTTCAAAACCCACAAAACTCTCCGCCAATCACACCTATGCCCATCTCAAAAATTTCGTCCACTCCCTGCCCCATACCCCAGTTCGCACCCAGGTCGACCGACTCGCCGATGCGCTCGGCGTAGAAATTGGGGCAATTGCTCCTGAAGAGGGCGATAGGCGTGAAAGCTTGCGTGAAGCTGAAAGGGCTGCAGCTAGGgaagcaagaaggaagaagagggaggaagcagaagaacaacaacgaaaagcggagatggagaatgCGATCGAGGGGCTAGAAGGAGataatgaagaagatggcggaATGGAGAATGGAGCAGTGGGCcaggatggtgaagaagggatggacGACAGAGGCGATGTGGAATATGGAGATGTTgtcgatgacgatgatgatgagccaGACAATGAGCATAATGTTCATGAAGTGGATGGCGAAGGAGACAACCAGATGGACGAGGACTCCGATTAACTGTGTAAGATACATTCAGCATCCAAATACCTATTGACATTTTATTAATGGTAATAAAGCGCATacaacaacatcaacaATTGATATCCAGCATATTATTTATACCCTACACTCCATCTCCAATACATGGtcccctcccttcctttttcataTCTAGAATCTTGAAGAATCCGCATCCCTTTCCCACACCTGTTTGGGTTGCACTTTGACATTGCCAGAAGAAAATCatatcatcttcaattATATTCATACTGCTGGAGACGCGAGGACGAGGTTTGGAAGATGCTGAGGACAGGCGAGAGCGGGCTTTAGCTTTCTGATCCGCTCGAAGAACACTTCAAAAGATCAGTTCTTCACTATTTTTTTCCGAACGTTAATGTAACATACGTTGGAACACCGCATCTACATGTTGGGGTGCCTTCACGAGGACCGAAAGGTCCGGCATTTGGTACAGGGTGGAAGTCTTGACATGAGCTTGAGTCCGCCGATTTTTTTTACTTACCTTCCCGGTAGAAGCTATGATAGAATGAGTCATGTCTAACGAAAGACAGAAATAGGGCATATTATCGCTGCGACTTACCGAAAAGTGATATTGATCCTAGATGTGAATGCCTGTTGTGCATCCTTAGGGATCGGATCTCCCGCGATATCATATCCCGGTCTAAACAAATCTATCGCCTTCTGAGGGGGGACGCTAGGAGTGTGACAGTCCATTTCAAGCTCAACAGATCATGATAATAAGACAGCTCACGTATGCTTGTATCTCTCCTGACATCCAGCATTCATCAAGCAAAGAGTATTGTGGGCTAATATTATCTCATATGTGCGAGGAAGTTTATCGTTCATTATAAACGCCGGGTCAGAGGGAGTCTCTCGTAGCCGAAATGCTCGGGATGTTCCCAAAGATAGAGAAGCTATCGTGGTATAAGGACCCAAATCTAAAACTTCGTCAACATCGGTACTTCTATGTGTTCTCGACGACCTATGAGACAGAAATATTGTAAGAACTGACATGTGAGCTGATCGGCATGCCATCCGACTCTGAAAGTACCAAGTGAGCATTTGATGGCGACCTATTATCGAGCATGTTGCGATGACTCACGAACTCCGAGAACCATCATAGTGGTTGGCTCCACAAACATTTGCTTTCCACTCACCCGCCCATTCAGGCCCGTACCTTGGTCTTTTTCTCAAATTCTCGTTGACTGCTTTTTCGACGATCTCCGCGGCCCTTGCCAAAAGTGTTGGATAAACCTAGGGCGTGAGTGGCATTAGCTTGGGCCATATGAGGCTATTGAAAGTCAGATGGATACTTTGGCAGATCTTTGTTCCATCCCAGCATAAAAAtactttcctcctccataccctcccccttcttttcGATAGAAACCCGTCGTATGCGGGCTTTTCGCCGCCTTCCCTGCGATATAGAACCGCTTGGCAGCCCAAGACTTTGATTCTTCCATCATGAGAAGGTAAAGAGCGGATGCTAACGAAGGTGATAAAAATTGGCTGATAAAAGTGAGGGGTAGTGAATGTGAGTCAATCGAGGCCTGCGACGAGAGATGAATGGGCGGCTGAGGGCCTGATTTCTGTTTTACcggtgaagaaggcgcTTTTCCCAAGATTTCGAAAGCATTGGTGACAGGCTTGGGCGGTGTTGTTTCTGAAAGAGTATCGCCCCTCTTTTTATCTTCGTCTATAGTAATGGTAGAAGTTCCACTAATTTTACTACCACCAGCTGCCGACAGTGTCAAGTGACGATCGGTTGACTCAGCTTCTtgttttccttttgctttAACCGCTCTTTTGCTATCTCCAGGGCAACCGAGCCATCCTTGCAAGCTTGATCCAGCTTTGCGTTTTCTAGGGGTCTCGGGGCTGGGTAAGGAAAGTTTCTCTGCAGCTTTAGCGACGTCGCCATCGACCGAAGCGAGCACCTCTAGGGCTTGCGGTGGAAGTGCCaatggatggatgagggAAGCGAGAAGAACGAGTTTGGTTTCGGTATCCAGTTCTTCCTCGTTGCTTGTATTTGCGTTGAAATTTATACTAGCGTCGGCATTGCTAAGCATGGTGCTTTGGAGGTGTATATGCATGCAAAAGTCAAGAAAGATGTAAAGGAAATCCGCTATTTGTTTGTGCCGATGCAGAAGTGTCGACGACATCATCTATCTCGAAAATGGTCAACGCATCTGCCACCATCTCTTCGTCATCGTTATACTAAACGTGTACTTTGGGCAGCTGAAGCTTTCCTGCTGCCAGCGCAACGACCATGGCCCACTCCTCGCCGCCATTGAATACCCAGCCTTCCGAATCCCGTGCACTCAAACGCCCCGCGTCGCAGAGTCGCCTCACACAGCTTCTCATCCCGGGACGGTCACGTAGCGGCTCGACAACTTCACAAACCAGCGTGAATATCGAGGATAGTGGGAGCAGCGGTAGGGTAACCCCGGAAGCTAGGACACGAGCTGGTAGGGGTGAGTGAAGCTTGACAACTAGCAGCACTATTTCTAATATATCGATTGCTCTGAAGCTGCTGCGGCATCGCTTTTGGCAAATGACCCAAAGTACAAGCGATTCAAGCAACAGGTTGACAAAGCTCTACAGTCATTTGAAAATGTCAATGAATGGGCAGACTTCATATCCTTTTTGTCTAGGCTTCTTAAGGTACATTCTCGCAACTGGTCTTTAGAAAATGGCGATGCTTACCGTTCCTTATTCAATAGACGTTGCAATCACCTTCACCGCCGTATCACGAAATACCCAGGAAGCTTATAGTCTCCAAGAGGTTAGCACAATGCTTGAATCCGGCGCTACCTTCAGGGGTCCATCAACGTGCACTCGATGTCTACTCCTATATATTCAGCATAATTGGGGTAAGTGTGATCGATTCCTCCCCTCCAAGGCCTCGGCTGCTAACTCCACGATAGACTGATGGTCTTCAACGAGACTTGGCGATATGGTCCTCAGGtctttttccattcttccaatACGCTGCCACATCGGTTCGTCCTTTACTGATCAACATTTACGAAACCTATTATCTGCCACTCGGGGAGAACTTGCGGCCTGCGACGAAAGCTTTTGTGCTGGCTTTGTTGCctgggatggaagaagaggcgggGGACTTCTTCGACAAAGTGAGACACCCTCCACTGAGCAAGCAAGCTATGGACTAATTGATATCCAGATCCTTTTCTTACTCGACCGCCTGTCCGGCGCCATCTCCCcgtctttcttcctccaaaaCATATTCCTCATTCTTATCACTTCGCCGGTCTCGCGTCTCGCGGCTCTCAACTATCTCGCTCGGCGGATGACAAAACCTCTAGACCATCCAGACGCAGCTATTGAAACTGGCTTATTAATACGAGGATTGGGCGCGGCcttggatgatgagaaCGTCCTTGTCAGAAGGAACGCATTGGATCTTCTACTGAGAGTGTTAAAGCTGGAAAGTAAAGTTTTGAAGTAAGGTTTCCTGTCCCTTTGTTTATGTGGATGGCTAATAGTAACTGGAAATAGGGAGGCGGAGCTCAGTGATAAACAATTGATCATCGATTCTGCCACCAGTGTTGTTCTTCAGAAAGAACTCTCGCTCAGTCGACGAGTATACACCTGGCTTCTCGGAACAAGCGGGTCGCCTAATGATCAGTTAGACTACTTCAAAGCCCATGGCTTAGATTTACTTTCCTCCACGCTCTTGCTTAAGATGGAAAACTCGATGGTGGAGGacgatggaagaagagacaaTGACCCACAAAAACCGTTCAAAATTTTTCTATCGCTCTTGGATAAATGGGAAGTAGGAGGAGTATTGTCTGAGAAGGTAGCAATACCAGCTCTTAGGATCGTGATGGATGCGCCATCATCTGGCTTGACTGAAGTGGGTTTTTAGTCCATCTTCCGGGATCTGCTAGCTAACGGTTGACGCTGCAGGCGTCAAATATGGCTAGCGCGCTATATGAAGCAGTGGAGCCATCTATCATTTGGAAAGAGTTGCACCGTTCTGTTGAGGAAAGGATCATGCGGGGGAATAAAGGCGATGTCGCCCTTGTCTCTTGGCTACTGGACAATGTGCCAcaaaaggatgaggagattgcAGCTTTACATCTCCCTCTGCTGCTCGATAGGATCCTAGAGCTTATAGAGGTTAGTGATCTTCCGACAGCTCTGCTCAAAATGATGCTGACGTGACGTTTCATGTGGCCAGTGCGATAACATAGTTGCCGATCAACTGCCCGACGCAATCCGACTTGCGGTCTCTCTCGTTCAGCACATTCCCGCAACCGTGTTTTCGAAGTCGTCGTCGacttttcatcatcctcctaCTGAAGCGCCTCCCCTTTCTCAATGTCTGTACGAGCAAAAACAACAACTGGTTGACATCGAAGTCCGGCTTAAtgcccatcttcttccccataTTGTTCAGTCTGCTTTTTCAATCTGCGTAGCTGCCCTTAAAGGATTGGATCCCACCATTTTACTCCATTCCATTAATATCATAAGTGTCTTGATAGATTACGAGGTCCCTGCGCTGGGAGAAATAGACGGACCTACGTGGCTGAGTGCATTGGTGGACAGCTTGCCTCGAGTGAAAGCATTTGTGGTGGTTGAGGCCCTGGTGATGGTCGCACTCAAGGCTAGCAGATCCGATCTGATGAAGTCAGGGATAGCGGTGACATCAGACAAGACAATATCTGCTATTCTAGATTCTGTGAGCCCCCTTTAGGCTTCAAAGTAATTGGTATTAACAAATCAACTGTATAGCTTTTTCGATACCTGCAACCATCAGCGTCACTTTATCATAGTCGGGCGGTTGAGCTTCTTTGGGATTACAACCAGCTTGCGGAGATACATACTCTGGAGAATGTCATCACGCGCAGAATGACCAAGTCATCATCTATCAATTATTCTTTGGAGGCATTCGGCATTTTCTGGCGATTGACAGGTAAGATTTGTGAAAGGGTTGGAAGCGACATTACATTAATCGCTTTCTTGACAGATGACTCGATGCTTCCTGGTGAAATATTCCATGTTCCTGTTTGTACTGTGCTGGAATCCCTAAAATCCACGGATCCTAACGTCCAGCGTCAAGCTGAAACATGGCTTCGTCTCAATCTCCGTTCATATTTTAGGGTTCTTGACCCTCTTCTCAGCCGTCTTCTTGACCCTTCAATCAAATATGATTCTATTCAAGGAACATATGATGGTCTTGTGGACCTGAATTTGATAAGACATCAAATCGAGAGTGTTACCACTCTTTTCCAGTTTGGTGGCCAAGGATTGTGCAAAACCTGTCAGGTAGAAGAATTGAGTGGTTCTTTACATTCGACTTTTGTCTCAAGAGCAGAAAAGGCCTTTCCTGGTGTAAAGGGATATATGGAACTTATCTGTCTACTTCTGATTAGGTGAGTTGCTCGTTACAAGTATATGGGTCGACTCCTAATATTTGTTAGGTTCATTGACTCGGAGACGAGCCCGCAGATGGGCAAAAAAGCTTTGCCTCTGATACTCCGTGTGCAGAGTGctgccctttcccttttgcAGATGATAGTGTCTCGTGGAGAAGTTTCCCAACCCCTCATATCATCTCTCAAAACCACACTCGCCAACAAACTACTCTCGGCAGTCCAGGCAAGGCGACTTACTTTGCAAAGTAAAATGCTTCACCTCCTTCACTCTGCTATCaatgcttcttcttcccgtCGTGAACCATCTTCCCGGGTACCTAGCCAGACACATCGACGAGGTGCTTCATCAGTGACGGA
This window harbors:
- a CDS encoding cysteine synthase A, whose product is MGVLDYFTAFSAKFWERLRFPSKFTRDLVWGIILGITVSLSSTSAALILQEWRRKRAIQRIPPRPIELRSDEIVSGVTGLIGNTPLIRINSLSDALGVEILGKAEFLNPGGSVKDRVALQIIEDAEAQGLLYPNTGSVLFEGTVGSTGISLATVGKAKGYESCIIMPDDVAIEKVQILERLGARVERVRPASIVDQKQFVNLARKRALEFGKSELTNIPGHGEEIAVSTAAEPSEVNHHHLFPSAFEHKPRGFFADQFENDSNFMAHYKGTGPEILRQTSGNLDGFVSGAGTGGTIAGTGCFLKKALPDLKIVLSDPEGSGLFNKVRFNVMFDPKESEGKKRRHQVDTVVEGIGINRITYNFSLGLSVIDDAYRVSDEEAVAMSRYLVQHDGLFLGSSSACNLIACVRLAKTMSRGSRIATILCDSGSRHQSKFWSDDYLRANNITIDPSIVDRLLES